Within Arvicanthis niloticus isolate mArvNil1 chromosome 28, mArvNil1.pat.X, whole genome shotgun sequence, the genomic segment AGTTTACAGAGCGTATCACCAAAGGCTCATCGGTGCCAGAGGCTTACCCGGTTTACATTAAGACCACTTGCGAAATTTGAAAGTACAGCATGCCACAACAGCCTGACAATACAGCAACATTTAGACTCACTCTTTCCAAGTATAACAGCTGACAGTTTGAATAAGCCAAAGATCCTGGAAATGAGCCGGATAATATCAGACACAAGCAGACTCTTCCCATTACAtgctgtccattggttggatggaAAAGAACATGGGCCAAGCATGCACCCCTTTGGGACTCACAGGAACATGACCCACAAACCAAATCTCTTGTGTTCTAAGTGGTTTATGGAAGTAGCAAAGAGGCATCACTCATCTGTATCAAATGAAGCACTTGTTCCCAAACAAGACCTTCCGCAGATCAAGAGGCCGCTGAAAGCATCCCGGACCCGGCAGCCATCGCGGACCAACCTTCCAGATCTGTCtgtgaatgaggtaaagcctacTAGTTCTGAGGCCCTTAAGTGCATCTGCCCTTGTGTGCACTAAACCAGTGAGTATTGTACTGTAGCCTTGCTGCTGACGCAAGAGAACCGGGCAACCAGCTCAGAATTCTGTACGAAACTTTGGAAGCCTAACATAGCCAGACCTACAGAAAGCTTAACTTGTTGGAGTCAGTTGCCCATGTCAGAAATGTGGCACAGAGAAGCCTCATTATTACTCAGGAGGGTTAGTTAGGCCGGGCGGTCTAGGCAAGGAGCTACCATCCAGTCCAGCCAGGGATGCAGCTTCGAGACACCTGTTTTCCTAAGAACAGAACCAGAAATGTGTCTTGAAgagattgaactgccaactggcAGGTGCTCATTGCTAGCCTGTGGTGACCGCACAGGGTAAAGAAGTGGCAGGTGAGGCAGTGCAGGTTTGGCTGCTTTACCCTCTGCAAGTACAAAGCATTACTTGTTTTGATTATTGCTGTTATGGGGTTTCTGGGGATTTTTCAGATGCAATTTGCATCTGTCCTTTAAGCTATAAACAGTTTTGAGTCAGAGTCAAGGCCTTTGTTAACTCTAAATCTTGAATGATATCTTCAAGCCGTGCCTTGTACTTAACTGTGTTAAGTACAAGGCACGGAAAAGAGGCAGAGATCTTTTCCATCTATAGGGTTGTGGGTGGGGGTGCTACCTTCCTACCTCTGGAGAGGTAGAGCAGAAGGTTGCAAGCTCTGAGTCAAAGTTTGTGTTCCCAGCATCCAGTCCCTATCCTGAATCCACTCAGAGCCCAAGAGTTATCTCAGTAGAGTAAACAACATTCGGTCAGGCTAGGAATTCCAGGGCATATAGGCTGTGTGCCGGGAACAAGAAGGCAGATCCCCAAGCGATGCTCCAGTGTCCCATGTCTCTAAGGAATTACACCAGCTTCAGTTTACTGGGAGCTAATCTAAGGATAAAGGCCAGATACAAGTCTCTTCTGTCCCACTATCAGTAAAATAGAAGCTACCTTGCCACTGCACAGAGAATGCTGCAGAAGCGATGGTCTCAAACCAGGAGTCGTGAATAGATTGCTAGCCCCATCTACTGGACCAAGTCTTCTGTGGCCAAAGGAACAAGTTGAAACAgagtgggtttgtttgtttcacattttaaaatagaaaggtgTAAATCTGAGGCCTAATCCAGTAACTGTGTTATAAGGCGTCAGTCATCTATTTAGGAACAAGTTCCCTTCCCAAAACctgaaatatatttcaatatatgtaaatttaaCTAGCACtttaagatgttaaaaaaaaaaacctagaaaagacAATGAAATGAAAGCTGCTTACAAAGTAGTGTTACCATGAACATAGTGTTACAGTTAAACAAACACAGCCTGCTGCGTGAATCTCTCACCTTCCCAAGTGGGCTTCCATGAAACAATTCCCAAACAAGATGTCAGAAAGTCACTTTCGAAAACTTGTGATGTGTTTATTAATAGAAGCAGCGCATAGCCATACATATGGAGTACAGGCAAGTCACCTAAACTAACTGTATCCTGAGGAAAGCACAAGTGAGTCCTCAGAAAACAGGCCATCCAGCCTGGGGGATAAGAAAGCTTACAACAAAGACTTGGGCTTAAGTAAAGCATTGTGTTTGACACTGTATTCTTCATCAGCTTAGGATACATTTTCTCATAAGTAATTGAGCAATTTTCCACATCTCATCCTTTGAGAGCTCAAACTTGCATTCTGTCACAGAGGGACAGGCCAGCAACATAACCCAGAAGAGTCAGGATAGTCACATCTCAGCCTTTTGATTGAGATCCATTGAGGTAGGGATTGCCTCATTCCAAGACATCCATCCTAGCTGGGGATGTTCAGATCTTGCACTTAGTCAGACACTAGAGGATCTGTGTGGAATCCCTCTGTCTGTTCTCACAGGTCACATTTTAGGAATGCTACACTTAgagtggggtgtggtggcacacgcctttaagttcctgcacttgggaggcagaggcaggaaaatcctggagtttgagaccaccctggtctacatagcaagttccaagacatccagggcttCATACAGAGATCTtacctcaaataaacaaacaaacaaacaaacaaacaaatgcagagTAGGGGGagataagggagggagggagggaaggagagagagagagagagagagagagagagagaggagaagaaagacgtGCTAAACTTGAGTCTGCTCTGGGTGTGTGGCTTTGTGCTGAGTTTCCAGGCGGTTCTAGAGAGACTCGCCTGCATTCTCTCCTGTGCGGGGCAGCCCCAGGCCCATCCTCTCCTGGTTTCTCTCCGTTTTATGACATCTCCATTCTGTGCCTCTGCTGCTCTGCTCTAAACCAAACCATGCTGTCAGCCGCAGTCACGGAAATCATTCAGACATGGACCCTGCTACCCTGATTCTGTCCAGCAAACTTCAGTGAGAGGATTCCTTTCAGCCATCTTAACATCTGCTCACATCATGGCAGGCCTCTTTGGAGCCCCTCGTGTCTATACCATAAGCACAATCCTGCCTGCTGCCAACTGCCATTTCCACCTTTGGCTCCCTTGACCCTTGGTTGGTAGTGTTTTCATGTTTTCCCTGTGTGACTGAGCTGTAGTTTGTCAGTTGTCTGCAAGAGGAGGGTGCTGCTTATCCTCACATTCTTCACTAGTTGAGGGTTATCTGACCTGATTTCTTCTGGAGTTGCAGTCGTGAGctctgtgtgcatgctgtgtgcaaccctgggtcctctggaagagcagccagtgctctccacTAATCCTTGCTCAGTTGCTTCCATTAGGTTACGTCCTGCACTTCTGAGTGGGCGTCTCCTTAGTGTGACATTCCGTGTGGACACTGAAATCTTCCATTTTCTCCTATGCTGCTTATGAACGGGGCAGAATGTGTAACTGACTCAGAAGAGGCTAGGCTGCCTGAATCATCCTTTGAGAAGTTGGAAGTTAGGCCAGGGGAGCGGGAAGAACCAAGAAGTTCTTACAGAGCTCCACCAGTGTTCCTACTGGGAATGACAGAGCATGGGGGAGAGCCTGGCATCTGATGTGGCCAAGGAGACAGACGAGCTGTACTAGTAAATACTGAACAGTTCTGATTCGTTTATCAACAGCCCTATGAAGTAAGCATTTTATATTAATGAAGTACATTTCCCCCAAAACTTTTTGtctgaaatctttattttttgttttctgcgACATCAGCTCTGATGCTGATAGTTTTCAAACTTTTGACCATAtttctaataaattattttacagTTGAGTGGcagtggcacattcctttaatctcaacacttaggaggcagaggcaggaggatctctgagttcaaggccagcctggtctgtacactgagttccaggacacaaagaaaccctatcgaaagaaagagatgaaattattttacatgtatagtGCATACactatattacattatatatacaataattaCATGTATAGTGTATACAATGCATATATAAACAGATGTGTATGTCAGAAAGCTGTGTAATATTTGATCGTAGGAGTAGTGTTCTGCAGTATTTCCtgactcttggttttgttttccagtgctggggatcaagccaTCGTATATGCTAGGCATGCCCATCCTCACTCTAATTTATCTGAAAAGctggtttgggggctggagagatgtctcagcgattaagagtgcttcctgctgTAGCAGAGGACCGGGGCTCAGCCTCTAGCTAGTATCTGgcggctcataactgcctgtgacTACAGCCCCAGGGGATTATCCTACAAccatctggcctccatgggaaccTGCACAAACATGGAGCACAAAACACTCATGCAGgccacacaggtacacataaaTTAATCATAAATCCAAAACGCTGATTTGAGTCAACTAAATTGATACTCAAACTTCCAAACGGGCTGCCGTGCCATTTGCTGTCTGGAAACGCACTGAGCATTGCttactgtgtgtgtataacaCAGAATGTGAGTGTCTGCATAGCTTGTACTCTGCTCTGTCCTGTACTGCATGCCCTCAGATATGCAGACCACTAGTTACTACATACCAGGGAAAACACTGGATCCTTTGTGGATTGAGGGATCTCTGCTCCTGCAAGGCTAGTGACATTAGCTGCTAATGCTGATGTGAATGGAGCCACAGATCCTGGGGACTAGAGAACTGAAATGTCTTTCAACCAGGTTActttttttagtgtgtgttgATCCTACCATTTGTGTGATATGGCTTCTCTTTCAGGGCTGCCCAGTCCACCTTTTTGGCTAGCAGACATGGGTTCTTTTCTAACTGGAACTGAGATTTGCCTCCATGTAACTCATCCCCTTCATCCTcaatgaactctttttttttgggggggggggacgggcaggggggttcgagacagggtttctctgtgtagccctggctgtcctggaactcactctgtagagcaggctggcctcgaactcagaaatctgcctgcctctacctcccaagtgctgggattaaaggcgtgcaccaccaccgcctggcctcaCTGAACTCTTTATGTGCACCTGAGGTTCACACACTTTGCAGTGTTGGTTTTGCAGAGTAGAATTCCCCAGCAGGTCCAGCTGCCACTGGAGGTGCTTGAGCCCTTCTCTAACCTCAGTCCTGTGATCATCCCCCAAACAGGACCTGATGCAGTGCACAGCGTTCGCAACAGC encodes:
- the Rmnd1 gene encoding required for meiotic nuclear division protein 1 homolog isoform X2; translated protein: MPARLLQTLASLQSVSPKAHRCQRLTRFTLRPLAKFESTACHNSLTIQQHLDSLFPSITADSLNKPKILEMSRIISDTSRLFPLHAVHWLDGKEHGPSMHPFGTHRNMTHKPNLLCSKWFMEVAKRHHSSVSNEALVPKQDLPQIKRPLKASRTRQPSRTNLPDLSVNEDLMQCTAFATADEYHLGSLCQELVSCGYVEVTSLPRDAANILVMGVESSAKEGDPGTVFLFRLTLLFLNQGRSCCVLECERQNYEACDASSRET
- the Rmnd1 gene encoding required for meiotic nuclear division protein 1 homolog isoform X3, producing the protein MPARLLQTLASLQSVSPKAHRCQRLTRFTLRPLAKFESTACHNSLTIQQHLDSLFPSITADSLNKPKILEMSRIISDTSRLFPLHAVHWLDGKEHGPSMHPFGTHRNMTHKPNLLCSKWFMEVAKRHHSSVSNEALVPKQDLPQIKRPLKASRTRQPSRTNLPDLSVNECWGSSHRIC